In Papaver somniferum cultivar HN1 chromosome 9, ASM357369v1, whole genome shotgun sequence, the genomic stretch TGGATTAAAAAAAGTGTAAATTGATGTGTTGCATTAAAAAATATTTGTAGGAGATGAAGTCCTGGAGTGAAGAACTCCAGAAGCAGTTTATTGAAAAGAGCAAATCTGTGACTTTGAACGATGACCCACGATCAAGACCTTGGTGGACACCCACTCCTAATGTTAATCACCTTAAAGGTtggtatttttcttttgcttttggcatcatttttttcttttcatttttcttcaaatagTGTTTTCATGTCTGTCGAGATCGAAGAGAATAGTAGATCCAAGATTATCCCTTGCTTCAGTGTCATTTGCAAGGAATTATTTAGGTCGTTGTTGTTGATTGCATTTGTTCTTTATGACAGGGACATTTGATGGTGAAAATGTGGTTTACAAAAATCGAAAAATGCAGGTACTAGTAATATTCTATATATTTATGCTAGGCTCACATTTAGTAGCATTCAAATAGAACAAATTTAAGCACCTTTAAGAGCACACACCATAAAACAGTTCCTCTTCTTTTTATGTTGCAAAATCATGTTTTTATCATCTCTCTCTTGGCAGTGTGAATCGTTAAGGAAAAGTTACTGGTCTCGAACTATTGAGAGGAGGTCTCTGCTTCTTAGCCTGATCACTTATGCTCTCCAGTCTCCTCCAGTATGTGGGATGAAAGTATTCTCTAATACTTCCCACAAAATTTTAAAGCTTCATGagattaataataaatatttggAAAGCCTTGAGCTGACTCGTGATGAAGCATTAGATTTGATTACTAAAGTTGCAGAGGGCAAGCCGTTTGAGAACGAAAAGGTAGATATTATCAGTTTGATGACCTATGGGGTCTTCAGCTCAGAAGATACTGTTCAACTTGATATGGTGAGTCGGATGATTTCCACGTTCGTAGCTGATAAGCTCGAGGACAAGCAATTGCCGATAAGCTTTCGAGGAGATGATTTagcacttttgtctcaaatagttgCAGAACCTTTAGCCTGGATGAATCTTCTGTTTGAGGTCTGTATCGAGTTCTATGGGTCCAAGTCAAAGAATCTCAAGAGGAGTAACAAGGAACTCATAGGCAATACATTTATCCAGTCAATTAAATGTTTGATTGGTGAGTCCACTAAAATAATAGATGGCATTGAAGCTGCATTGAATAAAGAGCTTGCCGTTCCATCAACTGGGTGGCAGGATTTTCTATCTTCAGGagtcaaggaaaaagagactgGTCCAGGGCAGTTTATCAAAATTCTAGAGACAATGTGTGCCTCTTCAAATTTACCTACTATTCAAGATGTAAAAAGAGAATGGAGCTGCAAAACTGTAAAAGGGGAGATATTGTCAGCCCAGAGAAAGACTTTGGAGGGGATTTTAATGATCTGCAAATCGAAGAACCATCTGAGAGCTTTAAAAAAGAGGAAACTTCAAAAATGTGTTTTGAAATTATAACCTTCTAATCAGAAGTAGCTAGAGTTTCGACAGTAGGACGGATAATAATCTTTTTGTGTACATATAAAAATGTGTAGCTTCAAATTAACCAAGGTTGcaacttcatttctcaagaacatcgacagtattcgggagatatatttgttggttatctgccgaatattgttggccatatcttcctggatacaaattggtaataatcggtagtttaatgaattttttgacttccgaatatatttaagtagacacacagtattcagaAGTACACTcgctaccgaatatatatatatatatattgaaaaaatctcaaaatttctgatataggaaaaatcccatttggggccagtatttattcggaagacaatataatgttttatacctccgattgtgtaggataaaatttcagagtttctgaactccagttgatgaatattcggttataaacatgtttagttatattccgattgttttgcattcgggaaaaatatgtgtcttcatatttccgaatttgttcattcgggttatagttgtgtacgttgtcttccgattgtgtaggatgaaaaatttagagcttctgaactccaattgatgcatattcggttgtaaatatgtttagttagctttcgattgttttgtattcgagaACAGTacgtgtcttcttacgtccgaatgtgtacattcgggttatatttccatactttgtcttccgattgtatagtttgtaaatattgttcctttctttattgtttagacaaagtcgagaaaggaggaagaaagtgacagctagtgctaggagggaaaggagtgccaaagaaagcagtcaacaaggagtgcaacccaagtgctgaacaaagtgtagaacaacaaggggtgcaaccaagtgttgaacaagccgctcaacaaagtgcagaaccaagtgttgaaccagttgatccagtgccaagagtagaagaagaaggacaaccaagtggtacccaaaaagccaaaaaaggaaaagatggtgtaaagaaggatattgctaagaaagcatcacatcttgtccctcagcacttgaagaagaagggtattccagcaggcacaatccttgggctaccggcggctggaggaaaattgctatttggatacaaagactcatgggccagagaaatatacgaaaccgaggtaataaaattactattttttattaatgtattgtctatgtgttatatcgtaatatttgtattaaggatttttttatgtactttaataggatcatcaagatgcggcccgtctactcaaacctaccgccgcaccaacaaaaatgcttgcgtggcctttatccggtgaatgtgaaaggttcaagtcaattgttgcaaactcggggttagctaatgccgccgagaattcattgttggaacataatgatcgtgtggccatataggcgttcgtggagagaatgtatcctgagaccgatactttccatatgccgtttggggagatgacgattactccggatgatgttgtgcagattcttaaccttcccgaccaaggcacaactgtgaaatttaactacacaaagcagttaagttgggcacaactttatgctctaactaaaaagtgcttaggttgggatgaagagacaacaacaacatagtttaggaggcatgcaagttacataaCAAGACAGAttaacattacagctttgatgaatatgtttcgaggcacattggagaaggaaaagaatggaacgttaactgatgagcaagtgaaccacgctgccaccacatatctcctttgtgtattgggatgtatcatattccccaatacttctggcaaccggatcgacgccaaccttatacaacttttggatcctctccatgaagtcggtgactattcttgggacacggcatgcctagcattcttgatggaagagttgagaaaggcttcgaggctaggaacctgccaagttgccgggaacgtggctctattgcaggttttttctttaactctataactcactctatagttattcggtagacaatacatatgatgcatattcataactccaaatgacgcatattcggtaggaaatgatccatctctttttccgaatgttggttattcggtggctaggtactcagttttatttccgattatatataatcggaaatattcttttggtattactaccgaatatacaggccagaaaaactataggttactgaactccaaatgacgcatattcgatAGGTAATGATCCATTtatttttccgaatgttggttattcggtggctaggtactcagttttatttccgattatatataatcggaaatattcttttgatattactaccgaatatacaggccagaaaaactataggttactgaactccaaatgacgcatattcgttaggaaatgatccatatctgtttccgaatgtttggtattcggtggataggtactcaattttatttccgattatatataatcggaaataatgtttggaaattactaccgaatatgcacaatctatttactaaaacttggtttcttatctatataggcatggatctatgaccacttccctatcctgaagttggccggagagaacccggggtggtgcaaaggtactcctagaggaacaaagtatatatttgaagacaaccgttctaggacaaaagagcagcagttgattcgcatgagggagattttggaccaattgaaggcctcagacgtatgctttgacccatacaaggaagatcgagccagtgggcatataaatgttcggtcggacttgtccctttattttggaccattgtggcaccccacaggatatgtgatgtataacccctctagggtgatgcgataacacgggtatatacaacatcaacctgtggagaaaatgggggattactacaaattggagttggagttgtgctcttctagtggtgataatctcacgattgttcacacaggcccacctactgttcttgataactgggataagaggaatgagttcattatcgacactgctagacgaaccacccgaggtgatgaaaattctctagactatatgagttggtataaaaaggtatcacatcctttggttatccgtgaaatcaaatccaacactactgcggcgggttcaagttataattgtatcatcaaagacaaacaaactggttatgatagactggtgcgtgttcttatatttttgttcattttatattattcctataaatcttaggtaattaccgtttgatgttatgtcattacgtataaaaaacatgtgaataggttcaagcgtgtttccaaaatgttaactgcatgcctgaagagcggagatcccatgccaactgagaagatcaaagaggctagagctctagttgataatatggatagagaagattatgctgcccagtttggggagaaagtcacgaagaggcatccgcccaaggtggcagtatcaaagacgggtaaaagaaatcgagcttcatcgagcgctgaaggtgctccaactgaaggtgctcaaacccgtggtcttGCAGGtttgggaggtagtcacggtcgtaaagtaaagaagagcagataaatgacaatgatttgtgttgtacattcggaagtttggttaactaagttagacaagttcaaatgacaatgatttgtgttgttagacaacccatattcggaagtttgggtaactaagttaacttccgattatttcaagttcaaaatttgaaaagtatcagtttttcccaaattctgatttttgggccatcgtacattcgggactttaaaaaaaaattatcctccgaatattacaagttcaaaacaaaccatgccatggctctaggtggttccaagggccaatatagaaggttagacaacccatattcggaaatttgggtaactaagttaacttccgattatttcaagttcaaaaatttgaaaaatatcagttttcccaaattctgatttttgggccatcgtacattcgggactttaaaaaaaaattatcctccgaatattacaagttcaaaacaaaccatgccatgactctaggtggttccaagggccaatatagaaggttagacaacccatattcggaagtttgggtaactaagttaacttccgattatttcaagttcaaaatttgaaaagtatcagtttttcccaaattctgatttttgggccatcgtacattcgagactttacaaaaaataattatcctccgaatattacaagttcaaaacaaaccatgccatggctctaggtggttccaagggccaatatagaaggttagacaacccatattcggaagtttgggtaactaagttaaattccgattatttcaagttcaaaatttgaaaagtatcagtttttcccaaattctgatttttggaccatcgtacattcgggactttacaaaaaacaattatcctccgaatattacaagttcaaaacaaaccatgccatggctctaggtggttccaagggtcaatatagaaggttatacaacccatattcggaagtttgggtaactgagttgacttctgattattgcaagttccaaattcgaaaagtatcagtttttcccaaattctgatttttgggccatcgtacattcgagactttacaaaaaacaattatcctccgaatattacaagttcaaaacaaaccatgccagggCTCtcggtggttccaagggccaatatagaaggttagacaacccatattcggaagtttgggtaactaagttaacttccggttatttcaagttcaaaattctgatttttgggccatcgtacattcgggactttaaaaaaatttttatcctccgaataatatagtcgtttttagaaataccaacctaatcggtagataaaaatttaagttcgctaccgaatgtcttgttcggagggaatacgtgtatcgttagcactcgattgtagtgcatcattgatacgaaacctcaacggccatattttcagaaacctcaacggccatattttcaaaaattagagccgttggaactctaatctatataaggagggtaacccctctcagttattattgagtaaaaaattaGAATgcaaaaccttttcaatggcaagttcatcatcaatcgacaacatacttcggagatgcaagcgaacaactacatcaattgcagcaatggaagaagaaatacaaaaatggAACAAACAACctcaaaaaattaaaccatcgttagtggcaacgaaggaggaggaagaggaaatcaaggctaagaagcgaggtgaagaacaattccatcatagagaaagattaaaacaagttgaggaagagaccgaatggataaaaaattattacattgtgaaagatatacccaaagaacagcaggacgatcgtatattttggattaacgtttcattgggtccttttgttggtaagtacaagaagccacggcacaattatgaaccatcccatgtttcttcaagggtgcaccatgttataaaattgtgcaccgagtacaaccgtattcttgctaggcacatagacgacaggtttgcggcacaagatgcttattctaagtggagaggagagtcgtttctacatttcgaagccgcgttgattgttgcatctcggactgggaaaaagaataacatgtgatgtttgagtgctgtaaattaaaatttttaatattaatcggcggtttgataaaatatggaattcccgaatatgattagtcggattgaagtgttataatactgttgttccgattacatagtttcaaaaaaaattatagccgtgcctcgaaatacccaccaaatcggtagatagatatt encodes the following:
- the LOC113309845 gene encoding N-terminal acetyltransferase B complex auxiliary subunit NAA25-like isoform X3, with protein sequence MPGMLASPHLEDLGGVLRLYSGFMDHHLSDVRERTFDAYATGDHALAIKLGYFTRRLKTSHQYVISEVESMVLEVKHSVEKFGKLKEMKSWSEELQKQFIEKSKSVTLNDDPRSRPWWTPTPNVNHLKGTFDGENVVYKNRKQCESLRKSYWSRTIERRSLLLSLITYALQSPPVCGMKVFSNTSHKILKLHEINNKYLESLELTRDEALDLITKVAEGKPFENEKVDIISLMTYGVFSSEDTVQLDMVSRMISTFVADKLEDKQLPISFRGDDLALLSQIVAEPLAWMNLLFEVCIEFYGSKSKNLKRSNKELIGNTFIQSIKCLIGESTKIIDGIEAALNKELAVPSTGWQDFLSSGVKEKETGPGQFIKILETMCASSNLPTIQDVKREWSCKTVKGEILSAQRKTLEGILMICKSKNHLRALKKRKLQKCVLKL
- the LOC113309845 gene encoding N-terminal acetyltransferase B complex auxiliary subunit NAA25-like isoform X4, coding for MLVTWWKQSWFWNSAQKNHRSCWQFTTSLMHLYTYIGALPLALERYQALNVNNILWETFWEHIMPGMLASPHLEDLGGVLRLYSGFMDHHLSDVRERTFDAYATGDHALAIKLGYFTRRLKTSHQYVISEVESMVLEVKHSVEKFGKLKEMKSWSEELQKQFIEKSKSVTLNDDPRSRPWWTPTPNVNHLKGTFDGENVVYKNRKMQCESLRKSYWSRTIERRSLLLSLITYALQSPPVCGMKVFSNTSHKILKLHEINNKYLESLELTRDEALDLITKVAEGKPFENEKVDIISLMTYGVFSSEDTVQLDMVSRMISTFVADKLEDKQLPISFRGDDLALLSQIVAEPLAWMNLLFEVCIEFYGSKSKNLKRSNKELIGNTFIQSIKCLIGESTKIIDGIEAALNKELAVPSTGWQDFLSSGVKEKETGPGQFIKILETMCASSNLPTIQDVKREWSCKTVKGEILSAQRKTLEGILMICKSKNHLRALKKRKLQKCVLKL